A window of the Zeugodacus cucurbitae isolate PBARC_wt_2022May chromosome 4, idZeuCucr1.2, whole genome shotgun sequence genome harbors these coding sequences:
- the LOC105214038 gene encoding uncharacterized protein LOC105214038 isoform X1, whose protein sequence is MPVSDFTYTPIPEERRVDDDYVNETVEIPKWAQYAVSDFGTKEVAYEDRENWGVILKTFGIAMAMLIIIIVVLLIGLFYLCLRCRGYLNPIKDYAERRNQRCVRCILTILMLILLAGILYFVIMAIKNTNSKRHIQEQQKNSTKGYRGLDHVFGLNYNEFQLQARGTADDLVRNWTATRGAVSDAPKNLCPPKEDITEVNKRVEDINNEFEVLCLGVLEWSEYMRFFYRNMTTCITQTDPGRKLLKTLDFRHFLVKTMQVEKLLDFYRVFSIVDKFFYSFSKLYNSTMDWPVNLESKTKNALSPYFQEITKNLGDKGNQFRSVSTQFDNEQLGDKDMHGANENKNDDKHKSKEPLCIFILDIICYTLLLLITAILLIALLRRCCGKRYRSEARCCNQENGSCLFQLAAFLMFLFLLLVLYPFLWHFVHGAGRYNSECTRDDTNKNERSIEFNEEDQCVDEQTFKKILDDHVDMKINFRLPDNRTAAELNLGTPELQKNAITFKQSARTSKNLDLTNLCEEIKNSTNPKHLTEIYTEMYRYANSDMPEGQWKELSLCNLQSFKTHRIDEYQSSVVFTSGILLATYCNRVVEFFKENYEKITGECLKGIEGVKDGLSKQDKLELSEIIAGLNEMYTKELDGYVDMATDRLVNQVGLCRKISDGSEQTTNCDVNIHLQNVSWSALLILIWLVLPLIPIALYLARLYGYGMSRSSHCSCQERGSKTAAAAPRAKDGRWNTNTLMGEMQRHLYKRFCEDSTTPGAANGQSCACKTGRTGHMQGPKRGKRCLDDGSANYAMKQQANALLLKGKAHTSKALGKANARKPRKAKEIKEQPAPTTSKGLAKVAQIERKKCDCCTNGPSSSKAKSAHRRPRKEIKNVGETLEEIVEERSVSGKNGLDINASIHIISFNQK, encoded by the exons atgccaGTTAGTGACTTTACGTACACACCAATTCCTGAAGAGAGGCGAGTAGATGACGATTACGTGAATGAAACCGTTGAAATACCGAAATGGGCACAATATGCCGTTAGTGATTTTGGCACAAAGGAGGTGGCGTATG AGGATCGTGAAAATTGGGGTGTGATATTGAAAACTTTCGGAATTGCCATGGCCATgctaataataattatagtgGTACTGTTGATCGG GCTGTTCTATTTGTGTTTGCGCTGCAGAGGCTATCTAAATCCCATCAAAGATTATGCTGAGCGACGTAATCAACGTTGTGTGCGCTGCATATTAACGATTTTGATGCTCATTTTATTAGCGGGAATTCT TTATTTTGTGATAATGGCtataaaaaacaccaattcCAAAAGACACATTCAAGAGCAGCAGAAGAATTCAACAAAAGGCTATCGAGGATTAGATCatgtttttggtttaaattataATGAGTTCCAACTGCAAGCGCGTGGCACAGCTGATG ATTTAGTCCGCAATTGGACTGCCACAAGGGGTGCTGTAAGCGATGCACCGAAAAATCTATGTCCGCCTAAAGAGGATATAACGGAGGTGAACAAGCGCGTGGAAGATATAAATAACGAATTTGAAGTATTATGTTTAGGCGTCTTGGAGTGGAGCgagt ATATGCGATTTTTCTATCGAAACATGACGACGTGTATCACTCAAACCGATCCTGGTCGCAAATTACTAAAAACATTAGATTTTCGGCACTTTCTTGTGAAAACGATGCAAGTGGAAAAG CTCCTGGATTTCTATCGAGTCTTCAGTATTGTGGACAAATTCTTTTACTCCTTTTCAAAGCTTTACAATTCGACCATGGATTGGCCAGTGAATTTGGAAAGTAAAACGAAAAATGCATTATCACCGTATTTTCAAGAAATAACAAAGAATTTGGGCGATAAAG gtAACCAATTTCGGTCGGTCTCAACACAATTTGACAACGAACAACTGGGAGACAAAGATATGCATGGTGCCAACGAAAACAAGAATGATGATAAGCATAAGTCAAAAGAACCGCTATGCATTTTTATATTGGATATTATATGCTATACACTACTTCTATTG ATAACTGCGATATTATTAATTGCTTTACTGCGAAGATGTTGCGGAAAGCGTTATAGAAGTGAAGCTAGATGCTGCAATCAAGAAAATGGCTCTTGTCTTTTCCAACT AGCTGCTTTTTTGATGTTCCTATTTCTTCTACTCGTTTTGTATCCATTTCTGTGGCACTTTGTGCATGGTGCGGGGCGTTATAACAGTGAATGTACAAGAGACgacacaaataaaaatgaacGCTCCATTGAATTTAATGAAGAAGATCAATGTGTAGATGAGCAAACCTTTAAGAAGATCCTCGACGACCATGTCGATATGAAAATTAACTTCAGATTACCAGATAATAGAACAGCTGCAGAGTTGAATCTAGGTACACCCGAATTACAGAAAAACGCAATAACTTTCAAGCAAAGCGCTAGAACATCAAAAAATCTCGATCTTACAAATCTGTGTGAAGAGATTAAGAATAGCACGAATCCGAAGCATTTAACTGAAATTTATACGGAAATGTATAGGTACGCCAACAGCGATATGCCCGAAGGTCAATGGAAGGAGCTGTCACTGTGTAACTTGCAAAGCTTTAAGACACATCGAATAGATGAATACCAATCAAGTGTAGTATTCACAAGCGGCAttcttttagccacttattGCAATCGGGTTGTAGAGTTCTTTAAagagaattatgaaaaaattacagGCGAATGTCTAAAGGGCATCGAGGGTGTGAAAGACGGTTTGTCCAAGCAAGATAAACTTGAGTTGAGCGAAATAATTGCGGGTTTAAACGAAATGTACACAAAGGAATTAGACGGTTATGTGGACATGGCAACAGATAGGCTGGTCAATCAAGTTGGTTTGTGTCGCAAGATTTCGGATGGGTCAGAACAGACAACGAACTGTGATGTAAACATACATTTACAG AATGTGTCGTGGAGTGCTTTATTGATTTTGATATGGCTGGTGTTGCCCTTAATTCCCATAGCACTTTACTTAGCCAGATTATATGGATATGGCATGTCCAGGAGTAGTCACTGTAGCTGTCAGGAAAGAGGATCAAAGACAGCCGCAGCCGCACCCCGAGCGAAGGATGGTAGATGGAATACTAATACGCTAATGGGCGAAATGCAGCGGCATTTGTATAAAAGATTTTGTGAAGATTCAACAACACCGGGCGCTGCAAATGGTCAAAGCTGTGCTTGCAAAACAGGGAGAACAGGTCATATGCAAGGGCCAAAACGTGGAAAAAGGTGCCTTGACGATGGTAGCGCTAACTATGCAATGAAGCAACAAGCTAACGCTCTTTTACTTAAAGGAAAAGCGCATACAAGTAAGGCACTGGGGAAAGCCAATGCTCGAAAGCCGAGGAAAGCTAAAGAAATTAAAGAACAGCCGGCTCCAACCACATCAAAAGGATTAGCAAAAGTGGCACAAATCGAAAGAAAGAAATGTGATTGTTGCACAAATGGCCCTTCCAGTTCAAAGGCAAAGTCGGCACACCGCCGAccaagaaaagaaataaaaaatgttggtgAAACCCTGGAGGAAATTGTTGAAGAGCGGTCCGTGAGCGGAAAGAACGGATTGGACATTAACGCTTCTATTCATATAATAAgctttaatcaaaaataa
- the LOC105214038 gene encoding uncharacterized protein LOC105214038 isoform X2: MPVSDFTYTPIPEERRVDDDYVNETVEIPKWAQYAVSDFGTKEVAYEDRENWGVILKTFGIAMAMLIIIIVVLLIGLFYLCLRCRGYLNPIKDYAERRNQRCVRCILTILMLILLAGILYFVIMAIKNTNSKRHIQEQQKNSTKGYRGLDHVFGLNYNEFQLQARGTADDLVRNWTATRGAVSDAPKNLCPPKEDITEVNKRVEDINNEFEVLCLGVLEWSEYMRFFYRNMTTCITQTDPGRKLLKTLDFRHFLVKTMQVEKLLDFYRVFSIVDKFFYSFSKLYNSTMDWPVNLESKTKNALSPYFQEITKNLGDKGNQFRSVSTQFDNEQLGDKDMHGANENKNDDKHKSKEPLCIFILDIICYTLLLLITAILLIALLRRCCGKRYRSEARCCNQENGSCLFQLAAFLMFLFLLLVLYPFLWHFVHGAGRYNSECTRDDTNKNERSIEFNEEDQCVDEQTFKKILDDHVDMKINFRLPDNRTAAELNLGTPELQKNAITFKQSARTSKNLDLTNLCEEIKNSTNPKHLTEIYTEMYRYANSDMPEGQWKELSLCNLQSFKTHRIDEYQSSVVFTSGILLATYCNRVVEFFKENYEKITGECLKGIEGVKDGLSKQDKLELSEIIAGLNEMYTKELDGYVDMATDRLVNQVGLCRKISDGSEQTTNCDVNIHLQNVSWSALLILIWLVLPLIPIALYLARLYGYGMSRSSHCSCQERGSKTAAAAPRAKDGRWNTNTLMGEMQRHLYKRFCEDSTTPGAANGQSCACKTGRTGHMQGPKRGKRKSAYK, encoded by the exons atgccaGTTAGTGACTTTACGTACACACCAATTCCTGAAGAGAGGCGAGTAGATGACGATTACGTGAATGAAACCGTTGAAATACCGAAATGGGCACAATATGCCGTTAGTGATTTTGGCACAAAGGAGGTGGCGTATG AGGATCGTGAAAATTGGGGTGTGATATTGAAAACTTTCGGAATTGCCATGGCCATgctaataataattatagtgGTACTGTTGATCGG GCTGTTCTATTTGTGTTTGCGCTGCAGAGGCTATCTAAATCCCATCAAAGATTATGCTGAGCGACGTAATCAACGTTGTGTGCGCTGCATATTAACGATTTTGATGCTCATTTTATTAGCGGGAATTCT TTATTTTGTGATAATGGCtataaaaaacaccaattcCAAAAGACACATTCAAGAGCAGCAGAAGAATTCAACAAAAGGCTATCGAGGATTAGATCatgtttttggtttaaattataATGAGTTCCAACTGCAAGCGCGTGGCACAGCTGATG ATTTAGTCCGCAATTGGACTGCCACAAGGGGTGCTGTAAGCGATGCACCGAAAAATCTATGTCCGCCTAAAGAGGATATAACGGAGGTGAACAAGCGCGTGGAAGATATAAATAACGAATTTGAAGTATTATGTTTAGGCGTCTTGGAGTGGAGCgagt ATATGCGATTTTTCTATCGAAACATGACGACGTGTATCACTCAAACCGATCCTGGTCGCAAATTACTAAAAACATTAGATTTTCGGCACTTTCTTGTGAAAACGATGCAAGTGGAAAAG CTCCTGGATTTCTATCGAGTCTTCAGTATTGTGGACAAATTCTTTTACTCCTTTTCAAAGCTTTACAATTCGACCATGGATTGGCCAGTGAATTTGGAAAGTAAAACGAAAAATGCATTATCACCGTATTTTCAAGAAATAACAAAGAATTTGGGCGATAAAG gtAACCAATTTCGGTCGGTCTCAACACAATTTGACAACGAACAACTGGGAGACAAAGATATGCATGGTGCCAACGAAAACAAGAATGATGATAAGCATAAGTCAAAAGAACCGCTATGCATTTTTATATTGGATATTATATGCTATACACTACTTCTATTG ATAACTGCGATATTATTAATTGCTTTACTGCGAAGATGTTGCGGAAAGCGTTATAGAAGTGAAGCTAGATGCTGCAATCAAGAAAATGGCTCTTGTCTTTTCCAACT AGCTGCTTTTTTGATGTTCCTATTTCTTCTACTCGTTTTGTATCCATTTCTGTGGCACTTTGTGCATGGTGCGGGGCGTTATAACAGTGAATGTACAAGAGACgacacaaataaaaatgaacGCTCCATTGAATTTAATGAAGAAGATCAATGTGTAGATGAGCAAACCTTTAAGAAGATCCTCGACGACCATGTCGATATGAAAATTAACTTCAGATTACCAGATAATAGAACAGCTGCAGAGTTGAATCTAGGTACACCCGAATTACAGAAAAACGCAATAACTTTCAAGCAAAGCGCTAGAACATCAAAAAATCTCGATCTTACAAATCTGTGTGAAGAGATTAAGAATAGCACGAATCCGAAGCATTTAACTGAAATTTATACGGAAATGTATAGGTACGCCAACAGCGATATGCCCGAAGGTCAATGGAAGGAGCTGTCACTGTGTAACTTGCAAAGCTTTAAGACACATCGAATAGATGAATACCAATCAAGTGTAGTATTCACAAGCGGCAttcttttagccacttattGCAATCGGGTTGTAGAGTTCTTTAAagagaattatgaaaaaattacagGCGAATGTCTAAAGGGCATCGAGGGTGTGAAAGACGGTTTGTCCAAGCAAGATAAACTTGAGTTGAGCGAAATAATTGCGGGTTTAAACGAAATGTACACAAAGGAATTAGACGGTTATGTGGACATGGCAACAGATAGGCTGGTCAATCAAGTTGGTTTGTGTCGCAAGATTTCGGATGGGTCAGAACAGACAACGAACTGTGATGTAAACATACATTTACAG AATGTGTCGTGGAGTGCTTTATTGATTTTGATATGGCTGGTGTTGCCCTTAATTCCCATAGCACTTTACTTAGCCAGATTATATGGATATGGCATGTCCAGGAGTAGTCACTGTAGCTGTCAGGAAAGAGGATCAAAGACAGCCGCAGCCGCACCCCGAGCGAAGGATGGTAGATGGAATACTAATACGCTAATGGGCGAAATGCAGCGGCATTTGTATAAAAGATTTTGTGAAGATTCAACAACACCGGGCGCTGCAAATGGTCAAAGCTGTGCTTGCAAAACAGGGAGAACAGGTCATATGCAAGGGCCAAAACGTGGAAAAAG GAAAAGCGCATACAAGTAA